The sequence GGAAGTAGGTAAATATATCTGCGTCGATGTCGATAGCGAAGGCTTACGATTGGGCCTGGAGATTCTGTTCGCCGGGCGTATGCTTGCGCAGAGCGATTTCACGCGGGTAACGGTCAATATCGGCAGAGTTCTGGAGCCAGCTTAGCCTCGCCCGCGCCTCAGCCGTTTTCCCGCGCCTGCAAACGCTGCGTCAATAGCAGGACAAGCAGGATGAGCAGGATCCAGACGGTCGAGAGGGCGTTGACTTCGGGAGTGATGATGCGCCGCAGGAGGCCGTAAACATAGATCGGCAGGGTGGTGGCGCCGGGGCCGGTGGTGAAGAAGGTGATGACGAAATCATCCAGCGAGAGGGTGAAGGCCAGCAGGGCGCCGGCCATGACGCCGGGAGCGATGTTGGGCAGCGTCACCCGCCAGAACGTAGTCCATTCCGTGGCCCCCAGGTCGCGCGCCGCCTCCTCGATCGCACGGTTGAACCCGGTCAGGCGGGCGCGCACTACCAGGATAACGAAGGGGACGCTGAAGGCGATGTGCGAGATGATGACGGTGGCCAGCCCCATGCCCAAACGCAGCCCCAGCGCCGCGTTGAGCGCCCGAAACACGGCGCTGAACAAGACCAGGATGCCGATCCCCATCACCAGCTCGGGGATGATGATGGGGATATAGAGCGAGGCCTCGGAAAAGCGTTTGGCGGGGAAGCGATAACGCTGCAAGGCCAGCGCCGCCATCGTGCCGATGACGGTGGCGCCGAGGGTCGAGACGAAGGCAATGACAAGGGTGTTGCGGGCGGCGGCCAGCACCTCGTCGTTGCGGAACAGTTCGCAAAACCAGTAGAACGGCCCGCACGCCCCGCGATTGACGATGCCTTCGAACACGATATTGGTGCGCGAGGAATTGAAGGCGTAGACGATCAGTACCAGAATGGGCGCGTAGAGAAAGACATAGACCAGGACGATGAAAAAACGCAGCCAGGGTGAACGTTTGTTGCTCATGCGACGGTGATCTCCTCCCCAAAGCCGAAGCGACGGGTGTAGTAAAGCGTGACCAACAGGGTCAGCACCATGAGGATGATCGAAGCGGCCGAGCCAAAAGCCGGGTCGCGGGCGTCCAGGAATTGTCGCTGGATGAGGTTCCCCACCAGGATCACCTGCCGTCCGCCCAAGACGTCGGAGACGATGAACGTGCCCATCACCGGCACGAAGACCAGGATCGTCCCCGCCACCACTCCCGGTAACGAGAGCGGTGCCGTCATCCGCCAGAAGGTGCGCAGGGCATTGGCGCCCAGGTCGGCGGCAGCTTCGTAGAGGTGAGGCTCGATCTTCTCGAGCGAGGTGTACATGGGCAGCACCATAAAGGGCAGGAATTCATACACCATCCCCACCAACACCGCCCCGGGCGTGTACAACATCTCCAGCGGCTGGAAATGCAACCCAAATAGCCCAAACAGGAAGCCCAGCACCCCATTGATCACCCCTTGCGTGCGCAGTAGCATGATCCAGGCATAGAGGCGGATGACGAAGTTCGTCCACAACGGCACCAGCACCAGGAAGAGATAGGTGTTGCGGTGGCCGGCGGGGGCGCGGGCGATGAAATAGGCCAGGGGATAGCCGATCAGGATGCACAACACGGTCGTTTGCAGGCCAAGCACAACCGACCGCCAGAGAATGGTCAGATACAAGTTGTCGAAGCACGGTGGGGGCGTGTCGCCGCAGGCTGCTGTGCGGCTGACGCCGATCAAACGCAGATAGTTGTCGAGTGTAAAAGTGTAGACAACATTGCCATCGGGGTCGCGGCGGCCAAAGGAAGTGATGAGGACAAGGAGGAGGGGGATGATCAACAAGACGATCATCCACAACAAGGTGGGGCTGACCAGCAGCAACCCACGGCGGGCTTCTGGATCCGGGCGTTTCGTGGTTGCGGCCATAGCTTACTCCACCAGAATGCGGGCGGCTGCGGGCGCGAAGGCAACCGTGACGGCGTCGCCAACGATGGCCAGGCTGCGAGAGGTTGGATCGACGTTCTGCTCGCGCACTCTCAGCCCCTGTCCGCCATCCAGTCGGACGGCGTAATGCGTATCGGTGCCGATGTAGACGACATCCTCCACCCGACCCGTCAGTTGAACATAATCTTCTGGCAGCCGCACATGTGCCTGCAAGCCGCTCAGGTGCATCTTTTCTGGCCGGATGGCGACCGTGATCGCCTGACCTCGGCTCAGACTCAACTCTGATACGGTTCGGATCGCGTCCCCACCAGCCAAGGTCACCCGAACCTCCTGCCCAATCTGATCCTCGACGACGCCCGCCAGAAAGCTGGTTTCGCCGATGAAGTCGGCCACGAAACGACTGTTGGGGCGCTCGTAGATTTCGGACGGCGACCCCATCTGCAAGACGCGACCGTGGTTCATTACGGCGATGCGGTCCGACATGGTCAGGGCCTCTTCCTGGTCGTGGGTGACGAAGATGAAGGTGATCCCCACCTCGCGCTGGAGCCGTTTTAGCTCGAGCTGCATCTCCTTGCGCAGTTTCTGATCCAGCGCCCCCAGCGGCTCATCCAGCAGCAGCACCTCCGGCCGTTTGACCAGGGCCCGGGCCAGGGCCACACGCTGTTGCTGCCCGCCCGACAGTTGCTTGGGTTTGCGCTTCTCATAGCCTGGCAGACGCACCATCGCCAGCGCCTCGCCCACCCGCTGTGCGATCTCTGGCTTGCCCACCCGATCCATCTCCAGCCCGAAGGCGACGTTCTGGCCGATGGTCATGTGCGGGAAGAGGGCGTAGTTCTGGAAAACGGTGTTGACCGGGCGCTTGTTGGGCGGGGTGCTTCCCATCGGCTTGCCGTGGATGAAGATCTCGCCGGCGGTGGGGAACTCGAACCCGGCGATCATACGCAGGCTGGTGGTTTTGCCGCAGCCCGACGGCCCCAGCAGGGCGAAGAATTCGCCGTCGAAGATCTCGATCGTGGTTTGGTCGACTGCAACCACCTCGCCCCCGCCGGGATTGGGGAAGCGTTTGCTGACCTCGCGCATTTCAATGGCGTATTTCAAAGCGGGACCTCCTGAGGATTGGGGATTGGGGATTGGAGATTGCGAATTGCGAATTGGATCGATCACAAATGGCACGAATAGAGCCAGTTACCAGTTACCAGTTACCAGTTACTAGTTACCACCTACCACCTGCGACCTGCGACCTGCCACCTGCTACTCTCTCACCACCACCTGCGTCGAGCAGTGGGGGCCGCCGTAGCCGCCGGTGAGGGCCGAGAAGTCGATGGGGATGGCGTTCACGCCGTGGTGAGGGAGCCGGTCGAACAGGGCGGGGCCGGCCTGCCGCACGCCCAGCCAGTGGTTGGGGGCCAGCAGCAGCCCGTTGGGAGCAAAGTTGCGGCTTTCTTCTGCCGAGAAGGTGAGGATGCGGATGTTTTTGTCGGTCAGGTAGCGGCTGAGGGGCAGGCGGGAAACCAGGCGATAGCGAAAGCGGTCGGGGTCGCCATCGGGCCGGTAGATGTCGATCTCTGGCTCATTGGCGCTGTGCAACCGGGTTTCGCATAGTAAACAGAGGTCAGGAGCGAGGAAGGCGAAGTAGGTGTCGAGGTGCATCTCGTCCATTTGCCGGCGTGGGTCGCGGACAACGGCCACCTCGACATGGCCGTAAACCCGCTGCTCCAGACACTGGCCGATGCCGTCCTCGTCCGAAAGCAGCCCCTGGCCCTGCAAAACGAAGTCGCCGGCCGGGATGAAGTCTCCACCTTCGAGAAAACCGGGCGGCTGCACACGGTAGAGCGGGGTCACGCCGAGCTGGGCGAGGGCATAAGCGGCCAGGTCGTTTTCCCGGCGACGCTTTTCCAGGCGCAGACGGCCAATGACAACACCACTTCGTGTCGTAAAAAGTGGGTCGCGCAGGTAGTAGGCGCTGCCTCCAGCCAGTTCGTAGCGGGCAAGAAAGCGGCTGGTGGGATCGAGGGCCTGGGGATTGGGGGTCAGTTTGATGGTGGGGGCAAGCATGACGAGATCGACCAGGGCGGCGGGATCCAGGCTGGCAAGCGAGGCAGCGAGATCGGCGGCAGCCAGGGCTGCGTCATCGGCAGCGAGATCGGCAGCATCCAGCCGGACGCTTTGCCCGGCCCAGCTTTCGAGCCTGGCTCGCGCATTGTCGTTCATGTCGACGCCGTTCAGCAGCGCCTGGCGCAGGTCGATGACCCGCACGTCGTGTTCCTCCAGACGGCGCCGAAAGGCCCGGTGCTCGGCCTGCGCCTGGGCCAGCGGAAACGGGCGCATGAAATTGGCGGCGCTGGGTAGCAACAGGTCGAAAAGGGTCTCGGTCCCTGGCTCGCAGACCAGCACCACGCGGGCGCGGCCCCATTCGGCGGCTTGAGAGGGCTGGAAGGTTGCGTCAGGGAGCGACACGGGCAGGGTGGGAAGGGTGCGAGGGTGAAAAGGGAGGTCGGAAAAGCGTCGAATCGGCCCTGTGCATGCCCCCAAACCCAGGGTGGCGGTAGTATAGTCAAGAGGCGCGGAGCCTTGCAAGTGGGGGCGAGACCACAGAGCAATGAACTCGCGCCCTTTGAACGGGATCGCCTCACTTCGTCCGGCCAGAACCAGGCCAGACTCTGTTCGCAACGCTACGCGCCCCAAGATGCAGCGCGCCGGAGGACGATCGGGAGTTGACTTTCTACGATAATCGTCGTAGTATGCAGATAGTGCCACGATTATCGTAGAGAATTCTATGAACGATCTCGATTTCTCGATCCTCAGCTTCTTGCAGCGCGACGGCCGTACGCCCTACACCGAGATCGCCGCCGCCATCGGCGTCTCGGAGGCGACGGTGCGGCAACGGGTGGGGCGGCTGCTGGCCGACGGCAAATTGCAGATCGTGGGCCTGATCGACCCCAACCGGCTTGGCTTCGAGGCGCCCGCCCTGATCGGCGTCAGCATCGAGGGGGCAGAAATCGAAGCCGCCGCCGCCGCCATCGCCGCCTTCCCCGAGGTCAGCTATCTGGTGATGGTGTCGGGCGAGTACGACCTGATCGTGGAGGTGCTCTGCCGGGATCGGGAGCATCTGGCCGAGTTTCTCAACCAGCGGCTGCGCCGGACGCCGGGCGTCAGCCACAGCCGCAGTTTCGTCATCCTCCGCACCTTCAAGATGGCCTACGGCGCCCAGGTGACATCTGGCATGGTACGCGGATGAACGCGGATCGACGCGGATCGATTTCATTCTTTTTTTCACCCCACAAGGAGACAACTTTATGAGTCTGCAAGGCCCAAAAACCAGCGCATTGTATCGAAAAGCAACGGAAGTCATGCCCTATGGCGTCAATTCCCATTTCCGCTACTGGGGGCCGGACGACACCCTGGTGATCGCACGCGGCCAGGGCGCCTACATCTGGGACGCTGACGGTAAACGCTATATCGACTATCGCCTCGGCTTCGGCCCCGTCATCCTCGGCCATTCCTACCCGGCCGTAGCCCAGAAGGTGCAGGAGGCGGCGGCCAACGGCACCATCTTCGCCTGGACGACGCCGGGCGAGATCACGCTGGCCGAGCGCATCATCCGCATGTGCAAGGTGGACAAGGTGCGACTGACCAACACCGGCACCGAAGCGACGATGCACGCTCTGCGGGTGGCGAGAGCCTTCACGGGGCGTGAGAAGTTCATCAAGTTCGAGGGCCATTACCACGGCATGTCCGACTACCTGAATTTCAGCACGGCCTCAGCCGAGAAGCGGCAGCTCGGCTCGCGGCGCAGCCCGCACAGTGCCCCCATGAGCTCGGGCATCCCGCGCCAGATCGCCGATTACGTCATCACCCTGCCGTTCAACGATGTCGAGCGGCTGGAAGAGACGGTGCACGCCCGCTGGGGCGAGCTGGCTGCCATCGTTTTCGAGCCGATGATGGGCAACGCCGCCGGCATCCTGCCCAAGCCAGGTTATCTGCAGAAGATCCGTGAACTGTGCGATCAGTACGGCATCGTCATGATCATGGACGAGGTGAAGACCGGCTTCCGCATTGCCAACGGCGGGGCGCAGGAGTATTTTGGGGTGCAGGCCGACCTGGTCACTTATGCCAAGGCCCTGGGCAACGGCCATCCTGTGGCTGCCATCGCTGGCAAAGAGGCGGTGATGATGAACATCAAGCCGGGCGAGGTCGCCTATGGCGGCACCTATATCGGCAACAGCATCGGCGTCGCCGCGGCCAACGCCACCCTGGAAGTGATCGAGAACGAACCGGTGATCGAGACGATCAACCGGCGCGGCCAGGCCCTGATGGATGGCATCGCCGAGATCCTTACCCGTTTCGACCTGCCCCACGTCATCAGCGGCACGCCGGGAATGTTCGGCTTCAAGCTGGGCGATACCAGCGAGGCGGTCGATTTTCGCGATTATCTGGAAGGCGACGCCGAACTGTACGAGGCGATTGCCATGGAACTTTCCCATCGCGGCGTCCAGCCTGACTCGGACGGTCGCGAACCCTGGTTCCTGTGCTACAGCCTGAGCGAAGCCGATGTGGCCGAGACGCTGGAGATCTTCAACGATTCTGTGGCGGCGGTGAAGGCGAGAGGGTGAGATGGAGAGCCGCAGAGACGCAGAGATGGAGAGACGCAGAGACGCAGAGACGCAGAGACGCAGAGATGGAGAGACGCAGAGACGCAGAGACGCAGAGATGGAGAGACGCAGAGACGCAGAGACGCAGAGATGGAGAGACGCTACACTCATCGAGGTCAGGGCTTTCCGGTTCTCATATCCACTGAGTCGTAAAGCGTCAGAGTGCTAATTATGTCATGCTGAGCGGGTCGATCACACAAGGTTGTTGCAGAGGAATTCCAGCGAAGCATCTCGCGTGGGCCATCCAAATCTCATGAATTGTATGATGCCTTTCCGTTAGTGCTGACCTAAGACGCGCGAGAACCTGTCCTGAGCGTAGCGAATGGATGCTTCGCTGGTATGGTCTTCACCATGTAAGTTGGCCGATTGACCCGCTCAGCATGACACACTATCGAGGAGTTCTCTTGCATCAAATGAGAAACGGAAAGCCCTGCATCGAGGTAGGTTATGGCGAATATCCGAAGTTACAAGGAGCTGCGTGTCTATCAGGCGGCGATTGATGCAACTATGCGCATCTTTGAGGTTACAAAGCAGTTTCCGCCCGAAGAACGCTATTCAATGACAGATCAGATGAGACGTTCATCAAGATCCGTTTGTACGAATATCGCTGAGGCCTGGCGCAAGCGTCGCTATCCCAATCACTTCGTGAGCAAGATCACGGATTCTGAGAGCGAAGTTGAGGAGACGCCCATGCTTCATCTTCTTCAGGGCGGTTCCAATCCCTGGCAAGCACCTCTTCCGATGCCAGCATTGTCTGATAGGCTTCTGAGGGTTCCCGCACACCCGCCCATTTCGTCTCGCGTTCGGCGAGATACGAGATGAAGTCATAGACGACGGCGAGTTTGTCGTCGGGCAGGTCGAGCAACCGTGTCGTGATCTGAGCAATCGCTGCTTGCTGCATGGCTTTCCTCCTGTGGCGGTTCGTTGCGAAGCCGGAGCTACTCGCGGCCACCTACGGCATCCTAGCATCTTCACACCCTACCTGCAAACAAGGAACTTGGACATGAAAATCACCGTCCTCGGCGGCGCCGGAAAGATGGGCTGCATCGCCGTACAGACACTGGCCAGCGATGAGCGCGTCGAAGAAGTCGTCATCGCCGATGTCAATCTGGAGCAGGCGCGGGGCGTGGCCGACTATCTCGGCAGCCCCAAGGTCGCCATCCGCCGCGCCGACATCGGCGACCATGCCGGCCTGGTCGAGGTCCTGACCGGCTCGGACGCCTGCCTGAACGCCACCGTCTACTACACCAACCTGGCGGTGATGGAAGCATGCCTGGCCGCGGGCGCCCACTACACCGACCTGGGCGGGCTGTTCCACACCACGCGCAAACAGCTGGAACTGGGCGGGCGCTTCGAGGCGGCCGGGCTGAGCGCGGTGCTGGGGATGGGGTCGGCGCCCGGCATCCCCAATGTCCAGGCTCGCTACGCCGCCGACCGGCTGGATACGATCGACAGCATCCGCATCTACGATGGCATCAAGCCGCCTGCCGCCAGCGACGCCCGCTTCACCTACGCCATCCCCACCATCCTGGACGAACTGACCCTGGAGCCGATGGTCTTTCGCGAGGGCGAGTTCCGGGCCTGCGAGCCGTTGAGCGAATTCGAGGACTATCTCTTCACCCCGCCGGTGGGCCTGCTGCCCATGCACCTCTCGCTTCATTCCGAGGTGGCCACGCTGCCCCTGACGTTTGCCGGCAAGGGCGTGCGCGAGTGCTTTTTCAAGATCAACTACTGGGGGATGGCCAAAGAGACGGTGGACAAGGTGCGGGTGTTGGCTGAGTTCGGCCTGCATCGCCGCGAGCCGATCAGCGTCGGCGAGCGGACGGTGATCCCGCGCGATGTCATCCTGGCTCTGCTGGCCGGCAATGTCCCGCCCATCACCGAGTTCCTGGCGCCCCCCCGCAACCAGCCGCCCGACTGGACGAAGGAGATCGTGACCGAGGTGCGGGGGACCAAGGCTGGCCGGGCGATGACCTATCGCCTGGGCACGTTGACGGTGAAAGGCAGCCTGCCCACCGGCGCCGCTCCGGCCATCGCCGCCGTCTGGCTGGCAGCGGGCCGCATCCCGGCCGGTGTCCATCCGCCGGAGGCCGTGCTCGACCCGGAGCCCTTCTTCGCTGAACTGACGGCGCGCGGGATGCCGACGCAGGTCTCGGTCACGTCACCCCTTTGACAGCAAACGCCGGCAACTTCTATACTGTCTGCCAATTCGTTCGTTTCCCGCTTCTCGACTGGCGAAACCCGGCCCACTCAAGCCGGGCGTGGACCTACCACAAGGGAGAGAAGCGGCCATCCCATGACAACAGTCGCTCGCCTGGGCTGGGTAGTCGGACATTCGTTCCGGCTACCCTTGTTTTTTGCCACGAATTCGACGAAATTGCACGAATTTGGTTGATCATTCGTGTAAATTCGTGAAATTCGTGGCCCATTTCGCAATCCGAAATTCACAATCCCTTCCTATGCGCGCACTCCTCTCGCTTTCCGACAAAACCGGTCTCATCGACTTCGCCCGCGGACTGCACGACCTGGGCGTCGAACTCGTCGCCAGCGGCGGCACGGCCAAAGCCCTGGCCGGGGCCGGCCTGCCCGCCATCGCCGTCTCCGACCTCACCGGCTACCCCGACCTGCTGGATGGCCGCGTGAAAACCCTCCATCCCGCCATCCACGGCCCCATCCTCGCCCGACCCACCGCCGAGCACCTGGCGGAATTGGCGCGGCACGGCATGACGCCTATCGATCTCGTCGTCTGCAACCTCTATCCCTTCGAGCGTACGGTTGCCAGCGCCGACGTGAGCGAGGCCGAGGCGGTCGAGAACATCGACATTGGCGGGGTGACGCTACTGCGGGCGGCGGCCAAGAACTTCGAGCGGGTGACGGCGGTGGTCGATCCGGCCGACTATGGCCCGGTGCTGGCGGCGCTGGCGGGGGATGGCATCCCG comes from Caldilineales bacterium and encodes:
- a CDS encoding DUF2283 domain-containing protein, giving the protein MQIDYDPEADAIYVRLRDGVVDDTLEVGKYICVDVDSEGLRLGLEILFAGRMLAQSDFTRVTVNIGRVLEPA
- a CDS encoding ABC transporter permease, which produces MSNKRSPWLRFFIVLVYVFLYAPILVLIVYAFNSSRTNIVFEGIVNRGACGPFYWFCELFRNDEVLAAARNTLVIAFVSTLGATVIGTMAALALQRYRFPAKRFSEASLYIPIIIPELVMGIGILVLFSAVFRALNAALGLRLGMGLATVIISHIAFSVPFVILVVRARLTGFNRAIEEAARDLGATEWTTFWRVTLPNIAPGVMAGALLAFTLSLDDFVITFFTTGPGATTLPIYVYGLLRRIITPEVNALSTVWILLILLVLLLTQRLQARENG
- a CDS encoding ABC transporter permease; translation: MAATTKRPDPEARRGLLLVSPTLLWMIVLLIIPLLLVLITSFGRRDPDGNVVYTFTLDNYLRLIGVSRTAACGDTPPPCFDNLYLTILWRSVVLGLQTTVLCILIGYPLAYFIARAPAGHRNTYLFLVLVPLWTNFVIRLYAWIMLLRTQGVINGVLGFLFGLFGLHFQPLEMLYTPGAVLVGMVYEFLPFMVLPMYTSLEKIEPHLYEAAADLGANALRTFWRMTAPLSLPGVVAGTILVFVPVMGTFIVSDVLGGRQVILVGNLIQRQFLDARDPAFGSAASIILMVLTLLVTLYYTRRFGFGEEITVA
- a CDS encoding ABC transporter ATP-binding protein produces the protein MREVSKRFPNPGGGEVVAVDQTTIEIFDGEFFALLGPSGCGKTTSLRMIAGFEFPTAGEIFIHGKPMGSTPPNKRPVNTVFQNYALFPHMTIGQNVAFGLEMDRVGKPEIAQRVGEALAMVRLPGYEKRKPKQLSGGQQQRVALARALVKRPEVLLLDEPLGALDQKLRKEMQLELKRLQREVGITFIFVTHDQEEALTMSDRIAVMNHGRVLQMGSPSEIYERPNSRFVADFIGETSFLAGVVEDQIGQEVRVTLAGGDAIRTVSELSLSRGQAITVAIRPEKMHLSGLQAHVRLPEDYVQLTGRVEDVVYIGTDTHYAVRLDGGQGLRVREQNVDPTSRSLAIVGDAVTVAFAPAAARILVE
- a CDS encoding Lrp/AsnC family transcriptional regulator: MNDLDFSILSFLQRDGRTPYTEIAAAIGVSEATVRQRVGRLLADGKLQIVGLIDPNRLGFEAPALIGVSIEGAEIEAAAAAIAAFPEVSYLVMVSGEYDLIVEVLCRDREHLAEFLNQRLRRTPGVSHSRSFVILRTFKMAYGAQVTSGMVRG
- a CDS encoding aspartate aminotransferase family protein yields the protein MPYGVNSHFRYWGPDDTLVIARGQGAYIWDADGKRYIDYRLGFGPVILGHSYPAVAQKVQEAAANGTIFAWTTPGEITLAERIIRMCKVDKVRLTNTGTEATMHALRVARAFTGREKFIKFEGHYHGMSDYLNFSTASAEKRQLGSRRSPHSAPMSSGIPRQIADYVITLPFNDVERLEETVHARWGELAAIVFEPMMGNAAGILPKPGYLQKIRELCDQYGIVMIMDEVKTGFRIANGGAQEYFGVQADLVTYAKALGNGHPVAAIAGKEAVMMNIKPGEVAYGGTYIGNSIGVAAANATLEVIENEPVIETINRRGQALMDGIAEILTRFDLPHVISGTPGMFGFKLGDTSEAVDFRDYLEGDAELYEAIAMELSHRGVQPDSDGREPWFLCYSLSEADVAETLEIFNDSVAAVKARG
- a CDS encoding four helix bundle protein, with protein sequence MANIRSYKELRVYQAAIDATMRIFEVTKQFPPEERYSMTDQMRRSSRSVCTNIAEAWRKRRYPNHFVSKITDSESEVEETPMLHLLQGGSNPWQAPLPMPALSDRLLRVPAHPPISSRVRRDTR
- a CDS encoding saccharopine dehydrogenase NADP-binding domain-containing protein; amino-acid sequence: MKITVLGGAGKMGCIAVQTLASDERVEEVVIADVNLEQARGVADYLGSPKVAIRRADIGDHAGLVEVLTGSDACLNATVYYTNLAVMEACLAAGAHYTDLGGLFHTTRKQLELGGRFEAAGLSAVLGMGSAPGIPNVQARYAADRLDTIDSIRIYDGIKPPAASDARFTYAIPTILDELTLEPMVFREGEFRACEPLSEFEDYLFTPPVGLLPMHLSLHSEVATLPLTFAGKGVRECFFKINYWGMAKETVDKVRVLAEFGLHRREPISVGERTVIPRDVILALLAGNVPPITEFLAPPRNQPPDWTKEIVTEVRGTKAGRAMTYRLGTLTVKGSLPTGAAPAIAAVWLAAGRIPAGVHPPEAVLDPEPFFAELTARGMPTQVSVTSPL